The Malus domestica chromosome 10, GDT2T_hap1 genome contains a region encoding:
- the LOC114827399 gene encoding uncharacterized protein: protein MCIPEWDRALTGGISEQVTNIVNDVYPYTSSNTNEEGGDDGRPTMDSEEFKNYEKLLKNAKQELYPGCENFSALSAIVELMHGKIKFRLSNKCFDYFLGVIKRMLPKENCLPEDQKNAQKVLKGLGLGYEKIHACVNNCILFYKENKQLDKCPICNEPRFKMTSQNRKTKIPQKVMRYLPLKPRLQRLYMSMHTATDMRWHKEGWVNDDIMRHPADGEACKEFDRMYPDFAADLRNVRLGLATDGFNPFGVLNQNHSTWPVVLFPYNLPPWKYMKKEYMMLTLLISEDLGKSIDVYLRPLVDELKDLWENGVRTYDKYIGQMFTMRAAVMWIVNDFPAYAMVSAWMTKGYLACPICKENVKSSWHARKVCYLGHRRWLPWDNEWRQNDKAFHGTKETRLRPREWSGDEILDQLNRLEFGHFGKGVSKPRPTTHLNWTHKSMLFELPYWSKFKVRHNLDVMHIEKNVFDTLVGKILDIKGKTKDTIEARLNLERMGIRSSLWMQSVGGTLKKGHPFFIVKLNGKKEFFNFISSVKFPDGYASNISHCVNVKGCKFSNIKSHDCHVILQRLLPIFPPAFFTSMIHVMIHLPDEALLAGPVNCRWMYPIERYICELKKCVRNRAKLEGSLVEMLRQLSIVLNAMYLNDGGVRKEKLSVFAQIAGPFGDPVKGESFTKNDMEMNKLKELNSPSYDEELYNLARGPLHVELFSGCHVNGIKFLGATRDDKLSTPNSGVHVPGAGDSEDINFYGKLTSVVQLLYKDRCQVILFKCLWFDTNPHNRTSVKRDHGLLSVNSTRHWYDEDPYILATMAKQIFYLDDPKAGNGWKVVQKIERRGLYDIPELDHDDNDNVADQQLSSSIEIGEDTLRDTNIVQEPFDIPGVPEFEISIDLGDLPQYNAPKEANEDEDE from the exons ATGTGCATTCCTGAATGGGATAGGGCCCTTACTGGAGGAATAAG TGAACAAGTTACGAATATTGTAAATGACGTTTATCCATACACCTCAAGCAACACCAATGAGGAAGGGGGAGATGATGGTCGTCCAACCATGGACAGTGAGGAATTTAAAAACTATGAAAAACTATTGAAAAATGCCAAGCAAGAATTATATCCGGGTTGCGAGAACTTTTCGGCGCTCTCAGCAATTGTGGAGTTGATGCATGGCAAGATCAAGTTTCGTTTGTCAAACAagtgttttgattactttttgggAGTTATCAAGAGGATGCTTCCAAAGGAGAATTGTTTACCTGAAGATCAAAAAAATGCCCAAAAAGTGTTGAAGGGTCTCGGATTGGGGTATGAAAAAATTCACGCATGTGTAAATAATTGTATATTGTTTTATAAGGAGAACAAACAGTTGGATAAATGCCCTATCTGCAATGAGCCGAGGTTTAAAATGACATCACAGAATAGAAAGACCAAGATTCCACAAAAAGTAATGCGTTATCTTCCATTGAAGCCTAGGTTGCAACGATTGTACATGTCGATGCATACGGCAACCGACATGAGATGGCATAAAGAAGGATGGGTAAATGACGATATTATGAGGCATCCTGCAGATGGAGAGGCATGTAAAGAATTCGATCGGATGTACCCTGATTTTGCAGCTGATCTGCGCAACGTCAGATTGGGACTTGCTACCGACGGATTTAATCCGTTTGGGGttttaaaccaaaaccacagCACATGGCCGGTCGTCCTGTTTCCTTATAATCTGCCGCCTTGGAAGTacatgaaaaaagaatacatgatgTTGACTCTATTAATAAGCGAAGATCTAGGAAAGTCCATTGATGTTTATTTGCGGCCGTTGGTTGATGAGCTAAAAGATTTATGGGAAAACGGTGTTCGTACATACGATAAGTATATTGGGCAGATGTTCACCATGCGAGCGGCAGTGATGTGGATAGTAAATGATTTTCCCGCGTATGCAATGGTTTCTGCGTGGATGACTAAGGGTTATTTGGCATGTCCAATATGCAAGGAGAACGTAAAATCGTCTTGGCATGCGAGAAAAGTTTGTTATCTTGGTCATCGTAGATGGCTCCCTTGGGACAACGAGTGGCGTCAAAATGATAAAGCCTTCCACGGCACAAAAGAGACTCGGCTAAGACCAAGAGAATGGTCTGGAGATGAGATTTTGGATCAGTTAAATCGTTTGGAATTTGGTCATTTCGGCAAAGGGGTCAGTAAGCCCAGACCAACTACACATCTGAACTGGACGCACAAGAGTATGTTATTTGAGCTCCCATATTGGTCAAAGTTTAAAGTGAGACACAACTTAGATGTTATGCATattgagaaaaatgtgtttgatacTTTGGTCGGGAAAATTCTAGACATTAAAGGAAAAACGAAGGACACAATCGAAGCTCGCCTCAATTTGGAACGAATGGGCATTAGGTCATCCTTGTGGATGCAGAGTGTCGGTGGTACATTGAAGAAAGGCCATCCTTTTTTTATAGTTAAGCTGAATGGGAAGAAagagtttttcaactttattTCTTCTGTAAAGTTTCCAGATGGGTACGCTTCCAATATCTCGCATTGCGTGAATGTGAAGGGGTGTAAATTTTCAAACATCAAGAGTCATGATTGTCATGTGATACTCCAACGCCTTCTTCCG ATATTTCCCCCAGCTTTCTTTACAAGTATGATTCACGTGATGATTCACTTGCCAGATGAGGCATTGCTTGCCGGACCAGTGAACTGtcgatggatgtatccaatagaaAG ATATATTTGTGAGTTGAAAAAATGTGTTCGAAACAGGGCAAAGCTCGAAGGATCACTGGTGGAG ATGTTGAGACAACTTTCAATCGTCCTCAACGCAATGTATCTTAATGATGGTGGTGTCAGAAAAGAGAAACTGTCTGTTTTTGCCCAAATTGCGGGACCATTTGGCGATCCTGTAAAAGGCGAATCGTTTACCAAAAATGACATGGAG ATGAACAAATTGAAGGAATTGAATTCACCCTCTTACGATGAAGAATTATATAACTTGGCGAGAGGACCGCTTCACGTTGAATTGTTCTCGGGTTGTCATGTAAACGGGATCAAGTTCTTGGGGGCAACACGTGATGACAAGTTGTCTACTCCAAATAGTGGTGTTCATGTCCCGGGTGCAGGCGACAGTGAAGACATTAATTTTTATGGCAAACTAACTAGTGTAGTacaattgctttacaaagatAGGTGTCAAGTGATACTGTTTAAGTGCCtttggtttgatacaaacccacaTAACCGAACAAGTGTTAAGCGAGATCATGGTTTACTATCAGTAAACAGTACGAGACATTGGTACGATGAAGACCCATACATTTTGGCAACTATGGCGAAACAAATATTCTATCTAGACGACCCTAAAGCCGGCAA
- the LOC114827400 gene encoding F-box protein SKIP22-like yields the protein MENNNEPAAGSGGRTWEKYSVPFFLKRVLREELGEDRSNHKLLEISVHAVLLDSGFVRLDLVQGMRANQVSYTVPQILQHQGNNGNRVEAVVLEFRKWRQFMNVYGSFASGGSTCYRLRMDNKRFAPVIESVWENRNMNERDELVLEKEVLEFWRIVKDGIAMPLLIDLCTKVGLSAPSSLMCLPMKILESLRGVAIAKVGRVCKELRNLASNDELWKKKYAEEFGDCIAALPAPAAGDGSRAEDIIKRRKYCN from the exons ATGGAAAATAATAATGAGCCTGCTGCTGGTAGTGGTGGGAGAACTTGGGAGAAGTACTCAGTGCCGTTTTTCTTGAAGAGGGTACTAAGGGAGGAGTTGGGAGAAGACCGTAGCAATCACAAGCTCTTGGAGATTTCTGTACACGCTGTGCTCTTAGACTCCGGTTTCGTTCGGTTGGATTTAGTTCAGGGTATGCGGGCCAATCAGGTTTCGTACACGGTGCCTCAGATTCTGCAACATCAGGGCAATAACGGTAATAGGGTTGAAGCAGTTGTATTGGAGTTTCGTAAATGGCGTCaattcatgaatgtttatgggTCATTCGCCAGTGGTGGTTCTACGTGTTATCGGCTACGTATGGACAACAAAAGATTTGCTCCGGTGATTGAATCTGTTTGGGAAAACAGAAATATGAATGAGAGAGATGAGTTAGTTTTAGAAAAGGAAGTTTTGGAGTTTTGGAGGATTGTGAAAGATGGGATCGCAATGCCATTGCTGATTGATCTTTGCACGAAGGTGGGTTTGAGCGCCCCATCGAGCCTCATGTGCCTTCCAATGAAGATTCTAGAATCACTGCGTGGTGTTGCTATTGCCAAAGTGGGTCGTGTTTGTAAGGAGCTGCGAAATCTTGCTAGTAATGATGAGTTGTGGAAGAAGAAGTATGCTGAGGAGTTTGGGGACT GTATTGCGGCGCTGCCGGCTCCTGCTGCGGGAGACGGAAGCAGAGCTGAAGACATAATTAAAAGGAGGAAATACTGCAATTAA
- the LOC114827286 gene encoding uncharacterized protein produces MAVAALQAADEYFKESKKACEAFNAAPPLSRNPPLWGTMKYLSEKIPKDASSKVRIKRDLYSHEKIMEIAPTLPNFALALKPEKFQRPPVDPSWNMEHMNKGTNQLRNDKI; encoded by the exons ATGGCTGTAGCTGCTTTGCAAGCAGCAGATGAGTATTTCAAAGAAAGTAAGAAGGCATGCGAAGCATTTAACGCTGCTCCCCCTTTGTCAAG AAATCCACCGCTCTGGGGAACCATGAAGTATCTATCTGAGAAAATTCCAAAAGATGCTTCAAGCAAAGTGCGGATAAAACGTGATCTGTACTCACACGAAAA AATCATGGAGATAGCACCAACATTGCCCAATTTCGCATTGGCCTTGAAACCAGAGAAATTCCAACGTCCTCCAGTAGACCCCTCTTGGAACATGGAGCACATGAATAAGGGCACCAACCAGCTTAGGAATGACAAAATATAA